In Diabrotica undecimpunctata isolate CICGRU chromosome 9, icDiaUnde3, whole genome shotgun sequence, the DNA window ttgttacCTGGCAATTTtggcgaattaaattttgacagttaaatcacgggACGTCAGTCAAAAGTTTGCTCactcttttctaccaaagcatgattctGTATATTATTGACCCGTAGCATCTGGAAATTCGAAGGTCCAGCTTTATTTactgttctgagattttcgatcaattTCTGGTGTTAACTgaaatccagctgcagatatggttttagagagcttgcatttaaGTTGCCCGTTAAATTAATTAACTTTTGTTCATAAACGCCTTGCTTAAACAAGGCTAACACAGCTGATGATctatgagaatggtttgttattttatgtttttttttgtctattccaattttttcagctggCATTTTTGTCCACTAGATACGGTGTTGActccaagtggacagtttttgaatcAAGATCAATCCTTTAAGTTGGGTGAACGGTAAGAAATAGTCTGTccgataaaatctttggtcccctttttttccattaatttcaaaaataatctaactgggcataaattttcgtttgatgaatttcttaccagccatttgctgcttgccaaacttttcgaaccgccttgatttgttttggaaataatgctgttgtattcaattcggcccTTAAATTCTCCCATACCATCAAATTCgttctggaaaaagtgaatcttgcagtttCAAATGGGCAAAGgagaaaaaacttttttgtgctccatcggaGGTTTCCTCGTCgcagctttggatgatttttaatagttcttcggtggataatgcttttgaactgtgttttttttttcttgaacactttgaagctgccttCGCTTGGTCTCTCTagccaatcttgcacatttgaaagatatatctgtgaaagatacgatttttatgccgtactccgtaaaatatttttattgtaccatttttgctgtagtattccacattgactttacagacAACTCTTTATAGCTTTCtccattgccttttttcatgttaaaggcgtaatcctcgagaatttttgctagttcccTTATGGTAttacatctttcaagcgtaaaatttctcaaccataggaactccgaaaattgggtccaaatagagcttctagacctctgcgtgttcaacgggacattttccgaaaccaactttttgatttcttcacctaACTGGtatccaaatcttgatttttcgtctgaATTCATTATATCTGTTCAAAATTGATTACacctcaatgacgtttgtcaaactgacaacaatagaattaccagacaacttTGTGACAGACCTGTCATAATTTATAGCTGAGAAATCACGGGCAGGGATGGATCTCTGGTTATTAGAACACAACTTTAATTTATCTTACAATAAGTCCTCAGCAATTATATTTCAAATAGGGAATCGTAAAATTAATCCTCCAAACGTAAGAATTAGAGGTCATGCAATTAAATGGGTGGATACAGTGAAATATTTAGGGGTAGTTATTCAAAAAAACCTGAAGTGGAAATCATATATGGATTTAATAGAATTAAAAGTAAGTCGTAGCTTGAATGTAATGAGAGCTCTATGTGGAACATATTGGGGTAGTGATCCTAAAACTCTGCAGATAGTTCATAATGGTTTGATACAGAGTCATTTAGATTATGGATGTCAAATATTATCAGATTGTCCTAAGGCGCTAATCAACAGGTTAGATAAATTACAATATAAGAGTATTCGTATCATAACAGGATGTATGAGATCTACTCCTATTCATGAATTTTTAGGTGAAAGTGGTCAAATTCCTCTAAAGTACAGATGGGAATGGCTTAATTCTAAATTCCTCCTAAAAAATCTTATGCtaattaataattcaataatTTCTGCCTTGAATCAATTACAAATATCAATGCAATCAAATAATAATTACTGGAATAAAAAAAGTATTCCCCTCTTAGTTTCCATCATTAATAAATTCCAGCATACCCcaaatttattttctagtgacTTATTTTCGTGCCACAATTTTGAATTAGAATATCAATTA includes these proteins:
- the LOC140451219 gene encoding uncharacterized protein, producing MDLIELKVSRSLNVMRALCGTYWGSDPKTLQIVHNGLIQSHLDYGCQILSDCPKALINRLDKLQYKSIRIITGCMRSTPIHEFLGESGQIPLKYRWEWLNSKFLLKNLMLINNSIISALNQLQISMQSNNNYWNKKSIPLLVSIINKFQHTPNLFSSDLFSCHNFELEYQLSSISIRNVQSNKGDDHAIIQFQRISLDNPLHTIIFTYGSVNSNGSAGFGVFCPDFEYSYSSKLSTQTQVCTAEIIAINHAIQFVLEKDIKRALILSDSKSAIQKIGKTSYSMETEHTSIMTKRGIIEANQQNISIILAWLPGHSDIKGNCVADKLANIGR